A segment of the Streptomyces diastaticus subsp. diastaticus genome:
AGGCCCGGGAGAAGGCCGCGCAGGCCGGTGCGGGGGCGCCCGCCGCCGCACCGGCGTCCCCGCGGACCACGGGGCCCGCGCCGATGGACGAGGACGCGGAAGGTGAGGGTTTCGGCACCCGGTTGCGTACCTGGCTGATGACCGGCGTGAGTTACATGGTGCCGTTCGTCGCGGCGGGTGGCCTGCTGATCGCGCTGGCGTTCGCCCTCGGCGGTTACCAGATCGGCGACGCGCCCTCGGTCGCCGAGCACTTCGCCTGGGGCGAGGCGGCGAGTTGGGCCGCGCTGATGTTCCAGACCGGGCAGGCCGCCTTCGGCTTCCTGGTGCCCGTCCTCGCCGGGTTCATCGCCTACGGCATGGCCGACCGGCCCGGGCTCGTCCCCGGCTTCGTCGGCGGCGCCATCGCCGTCGCCATCGACGCGGGCTTCCTCGGCGGCCTGGCCGCCGGTCTGCTCGCCGGTGCGGTGGTCGCCTCGATCCAGCGGCTCTCGGTCCCGGCGGCGCTGCGCGGGATCATGCCGGTGGTGGTGATCCCGCTGGTCTCCTCTGCGGTCGTCGGGTTCCTGATGTTCGTCGTGGTGGGCGGCCCCATCGCCTCGTTCCAGAAGGCGATGACCGACTGGCTCGGCGGACTCTCCGGCGCCAACGCCGTCCTGCTCGGCGTGCTGCTCGGCCTGATGATGTGCTTCGACCTGGGCGGCCCGGTCAACAAGGTCGCGTACGCCTTCGCCGTGGGCGGGCTCGCGACGCCGACCGACGGCAGCCTGAAGGTGATGGCCGCGGTGATGGCGGCGGGCATGGTGCCGCCGCTGGGCATGGCGCTGGCCACCACCGTCCGGGCCCGGCTGTTCGGAAAGGCCGAGCGGGAGAACGGCAAGGCCGCCTGGGTGCTGGGGGCCTCGTTCATCAGCGAGGGCGCCATCCCGTTCGCCGCGGCAGACCCGCTGCGGGTCATCCCGTCGGCGATGGCCGGCGGCGCGGTCACCGGCGCCCTCTCGATGGCCTTCGGCGCGACCCTGCGCGCTCCGCACGGCGGCCTGTTCGTCGTCCCGCTGATCGGCGACGCGCTGCTGTACGTGGTGGCGATCGCCGCGGGCACCGTCGTCACCGCCGCCCTGGTCGTCCTCCTCAAGAGCCACCGCGGGCGCACGGCGGCACCGGC
Coding sequences within it:
- a CDS encoding PTS fructose transporter subunit IIABC, which gives rise to MSQLITADLVDLDLSADTKEAAARSLAERMAAAGRVTDLEAFLADVAAREAQMPTGLDGGIGIPHCRSAHVTEPTLAFGRSPAGIDFGAADGPADLVFLIAAPAGADDDHLTILSALARRLADGAFTEALRAERAPDRAAALVRGETPPPAAETMPGGRPDTTDPEARQAPAAAPGSDDSGPVPFRIVAVTSCPTGIAHTYMAAEALQRAGEEEGVDLRVETQGSAGFRRIDPAVVAAADAVILAHDVEVREKARFAGKPVVDVGVKAAVNRPAALIAEAREKAAQAGAGAPAAAPASPRTTGPAPMDEDAEGEGFGTRLRTWLMTGVSYMVPFVAAGGLLIALAFALGGYQIGDAPSVAEHFAWGEAASWAALMFQTGQAAFGFLVPVLAGFIAYGMADRPGLVPGFVGGAIAVAIDAGFLGGLAAGLLAGAVVASIQRLSVPAALRGIMPVVVIPLVSSAVVGFLMFVVVGGPIASFQKAMTDWLGGLSGANAVLLGVLLGLMMCFDLGGPVNKVAYAFAVGGLATPTDGSLKVMAAVMAAGMVPPLGMALATTVRARLFGKAERENGKAAWVLGASFISEGAIPFAAADPLRVIPSAMAGGAVTGALSMAFGATLRAPHGGLFVVPLIGDALLYVVAIAAGTVVTAALVVLLKSHRGRTAAPATAGTPAGEPVSA